A stretch of the Vitis vinifera cultivar Pinot Noir 40024 chromosome 16, ASM3070453v1 genome encodes the following:
- the LOC100251832 gene encoding 21 kDa protein — METSPCTRFLSALLFSLAFTSINLISAARPATDKASTEFIRTACGTTTYPQLCFTSLAAHASVIQTNPKLLASTALSVTLATARSTSSDMSTLLKRHGLTPREVSAMRDCVEELSDSVDQLKKSMGEMSQIKSSNFGLMINDIQTWVSAALTDEDTCANGFTENAMTENVRTVVNARIVNIAHMTSNALALINSYASLHH, encoded by the coding sequence aTGGAAACCTCACCTTGCACTCGTTTCCTTTCAGCCCTTCTCTTTTCTCTAGCCTTCACTTCGATAAACTTAATCTCAGCAGCCAGGCCTGCCACCGACAAAGCCAGCACCGAGTTTATTAGAACTGCTTGTGGTACAACAACTTATCCACAGCTTTGCTTCACTTCTCTTGCTGCTCATGCCAGTGTAATACAAACAAACCCGAAACTTCTTGCTAGCACCGCTCTCTCTGTGACGCTCGCAACAGCACGATCAACATCATCAGATATGTCCACTCTGCTGAAAAGACATGGCCTGACGCCTAGAGAGGTTTCAGCCATGCGGGACTGTGTGGAAGAGTTAAGTGACTCTGTGGACCAGCTTAAAAAATCCATGGGGGAGATGAGCCAAATAAAAAGCTCCAATTTTGGGCTCATGATCAATGACATACAAACTTGGGTTAGTGCTGCTTTGACGGATGAGGACACCTGTGCTAACGGGTTTACGGAAAATGCCATGACCGAGAATGTCAGGACTGTCGTGAACGCTCGCATAGTAAATATTGCACATATGACTAGCAATGCCTTGGCTTTGATCAATAGTTATGCTTCCCTCCACCATTAG